The stretch of DNA AATGGTAATACCTCTCTCTTTCTCTTGCTCCATCCAGTCCATTGTTGCAGCACCATCATGTACCTCACCAATTTTGTGAGAGATACCGGTGTAAAAAAGGATTCTTTCTGTTGTTGTGGTTTTACCTGCATCAATGTGCGCAGCAATACCGATGTTTCTAACCATTCCAATAGGGGTATTTCTTGCCATTATAATTTCCTTGTTATATTAGGAGTGTAGTTCGTGAAGAGAGGGAATGTGCGTCATAGAGACGAACATTCCCATCACCATTTTACCAGCGATAGTGAGCAAACGCTTTGTTTGCTTCTGCCATTTTATAAGTATCTTCTTTTTTCTTAAAGGTAGCGCCTCTACTATTAGCCGCATCTAAAAGTTCATTGGCCAACCTCTCGATCATGGTTCTCTCACTTCTTTTGCGTGAGTAAGAAACCAACCATCTAAGAGCCAATGCTTGTTGACGAGTTGTTCTAACTTCGACTGGAACTTGATATGTTGCTCCACCGACACGTCTGCTTTTTACTTCCATAACAGGCTTAACGTTATCGATAGCTGCATTAAAAATTTCAATACCTTTTAGAGTTCCACTTCTTTTTTCAGCGAGTTCTAATGAACCGTAAAATACTTTAGTAGCAACACTCTTTTTTCCATCGAGCATCAACGCATTGATAAACTTTGTGATAATCTTGCTATTGTAGATTGGATCTGGTAATACTTCTCTTACAGGAGCTTTTCTTCTTCTCATTATATTTCCTTCAAATTTTTTGAAAATTTTACTCAAATGATGTCAAAACAAAGGACATCACCTGCTGTTAAATTTATTTAGCTTTTGGTCTTTTTGTACCGTATTTACTTCTAGACACCGTTCGTTTTGCAACACCTGAAGTATCAAGCGCACCACGTACGATATGGTACTTAACACCTGGTAAATCTTTTACCCTACCGCCACGTACCAATACAATGGAGTGTTCTTGTAGGTTGTGTCCCTCGCCACCGATGTAGCTAATGACTTCAAAACCGCTAGTCAATTTGACTTTGGCAACTTTTCTCAAAGCAGAGTTTGGTTTCTTAGGAGTTGTCGTATAAACTCTTGTACAAACGCCTCTTCTTTGAGGGCACTTATCAAGTGCAGGTGATTTTGATTTTTTAATCACCTTTTTTCTCTCATTTCTGACGAGTTGGTTAATGGTTGGCACATTATTTCCTTTATTTTGTAAAAAATAGGTGCTAATTTTATTTAAAAATAGCTTAAAAAAAGGTTAAGTTAAGGGAACCTTAACTTAACCTCTACTTGGGTTTAATTCGATATTAAATTGTTTGTTCTGATAAAGACCGGTTCCTACTGGAATCATACGTCCTAAGATAACATTTTCTTTAAGATCTTCAAGCATATCCATCTTACCAGCGATACTCGCTTCAGTAAGAACTTTTGTTGTCTCTTGGAATGAAGCTGCAGAGATAACACTATCACTACCAATCGCTGCACGCGTAACACCTAAAAGTGTTGGTTCAGCAATGGCTGGCTCTCCACCCATTTTCATAACCGCTTCATTTTCTTCTCTAAAACGTCTTCGGCTAATCAAATCTCCCATGATGAACTTCGTGTCACCACTATCGACAATTCTTACCTGACGAAGCATTTGAGAAACGATAACCTCAATGTGTTTATCGTT from Sulfurospirillum oryzae encodes:
- the rpsL gene encoding 30S ribosomal protein S12; this encodes MPTINQLVRNERKKVIKKSKSPALDKCPQRRGVCTRVYTTTPKKPNSALRKVAKVKLTSGFEVISYIGGEGHNLQEHSIVLVRGGRVKDLPGVKYHIVRGALDTSGVAKRTVSRSKYGTKRPKAK
- the rpsG gene encoding 30S ribosomal protein S7, producing MRRRKAPVREVLPDPIYNSKIITKFINALMLDGKKSVATKVFYGSLELAEKRSGTLKGIEIFNAAIDNVKPVMEVKSRRVGGATYQVPVEVRTTRQQALALRWLVSYSRKRSERTMIERLANELLDAANSRGATFKKKEDTYKMAEANKAFAHYRW